Proteins from a genomic interval of Coccinella septempunctata chromosome 2, icCocSept1.1, whole genome shotgun sequence:
- the LOC123308499 gene encoding 5'-3' exoribonuclease 2 homolog, which produces MGVPAFFRWLSRKYPSVIVHCVEQKPVDVNGVNVPTDSSEPNPNGIEFDNLYLDMNGIIHPCTHPEDGSPTPKNEDEMMIAIFNCIDKLFNIVRPRKVLYMAIDGVAPRAKMNQQRSRRFRASKESVEKINEIKRIRAELLLKGVELPPEKKKEEHFDSNCITPGTPFMARLSECLHYYIHDRLNNDPGWKNIKVVLSDANVPGEGEHKIMDFIRRQRAQPDHDPNTQHVLCGADADLIMLGLATHEPNFTIIREEFKPNQPKPCDICAQIGHETKDCIGGVKNSEPEIKVFSDVQYIFVRLNVLKEYLQKELVMPNLPFKYEFERAVDDWVFMCFFVGNDFLPHLPSLEIREGAIDRLVTLYKDCVYRTGGWLTDSGEVNLERVQVIMSELGKAEDEIFKTRQQRELSFKAREKAKKRRSEGAYNERKPNWQLVRDTQFAPRSIDTRTTPVQNARNEAMMIRKAGMHTQVDNQLQTVSAKSALESMITPVGSEDQRRGVKRKAEDEEEESDDDQAHDEVRLWEDGFKDRYYESKFDVLPNDYEFRNSVALHYVRGLCWVLKYYYQGCASWSWYFPYHYAPFASDFVNISGLSTEFESDTKPFKPLEQLMGVFPAASSKHVPDLFAKLMSDPESTIIDFYPEDFKIDLNGKKFAWQGVALLPFVDEKRLFKALAPLYSQLTDAEKKRNSLGDDRLYVSKGHHGHPLLNGLYINDVSVEMETHVSLDGMAGTVLLSEICIDEGGSLSSPVKGLSVVSNNMVCTVRYRYPQYTKGFIFPARKLEGAKDPPTVLKPSDLTPQQNRQWRAQTGMVPATQRAYLDRPGHRMLNHHIPSFNNVPPPQNMDRRQNSYQQNSYQQNSYNSRGGNHNSYQSQRGGYGNSRGNYRGGYNSNNSQQSSRGNYHSQQNRYQPYDRNQHQERRPPGPYRDRYQSSNQGYRQ; this is translated from the exons ATGGGAGTACCAGCTTTTTTCCGTTGGCTGAGCCGAAAATATCCATCAGTTATCGTGCATTGTGTAGAACAGAAG ccAGTTGATGTGAATGGAGTCAATGTACCAACTGACAGTTCTGAACCCAATCCAAATGGAATTGAATTTGATAATTTGTATCTCGACATGAATGGTATTATTCATCCTTGTACACATCCGGAAGACGGCAGCCCAACTCCCAAGAATGAAGACGAAATGATGATTGCTATTTTCAATTGTATTGACAAGCTCTTCAATATTGTGAGACCACGTAAAGTATTGTACATGGCTATTGACGGAGTGGCTCCTCGAGCAAAAATGAATCAGCAAAGATCAAGACGTTTCAGAGCATCTAAAGAAagtgttgaaaaaattaatgagaTTAAAAGAATTCGGGCTGAATTACTTCTTAAAGGAGTAGAGTTACCTCCAGAAAAAAAGAAGGAAGAACATTTCGATTCTAACTGTATAACACCAGGAACTCCATTTATGGCGAGATTATCTGAATGCTTGcattattatattcatgataGATTGAATAATGATCCAGGGTGGAAAAATATCAAGGTAGTTCTATCTGATGCAAATGTACCCGGAGAAGGAGAACACAAAATTATGGATTTTATTAGAAGGCAAAGAGCCCAACCTGATCATGATCCTAATACTCAACATGTACTTTGTGGGGCAGATGCTGATCTGATAATGTTAGGGTTAGCAACTCATGAACCTAATTTCACTATTATCAGAGAAGAATTTAAACCTAATCAACCTAAACCATGCGACATTTGTGCACAAATCGGTCATGAAACTAAGGATTGCATTGGAGGTGTAAAGAATTCAGAACCAGAAATTAAGGTATTTTCTGACGTACAGTATATCTTTGTGAGACTCAATGTATTGAAAGAATATTTACAAAAAGAATTAGTAATGCCTAATTTGCCATtcaaatatgaatttgaaagagCTGTCGATGATTGGGTCTTTATGTGTTTCTTTGTTGGAAATGATTTTTTGCCACATTTACCAAGTTTAGAAATCAGGGAAGGAGCAATTGACAGATTAGTCACTTTATACAAGGATTGTGTTTACAGAACTGGGGGATGGTTGACAGATAGTGGAGAGGTAAACTTGGAAAGAGTACAAGTAATTATGTCGGAACTTGGTAAAGCTGAAGAtgaaatcttcaaaacaagGCAACAAAGGGAACTTTCCTTCAAGGCTAGGGAGAAAGCTAAGAAGAGGCGCTCAGAAGGAGCATATAACGAAAGGAAACCCAACTGGCAACTCGTGAGAGACACTCAATTTGCGCCACGG tctATTGACACTAGAACCACTCCAGTACAGAATGCTAGAAACGAGGCCATGATGATCAGAAAAGCCGGAATGCATACACAAGTTGATAATCAACTTCAAACTGTATCTGCTAAAAGCGCCCTTGAATCTATGATTACACCTGTAGGTTCGGAGGATCAGCGCAGAGGGGTCAAGAGAAAAgctgaagatgaagaagaagaatcAGACGATGATCAAGCACATGATGAGGTCAGATTGTGGGAAGATGGTTTCAAAGATCGCTACTACGAGTCTAAATTCGATGTTTTACCGAATGATTATGAATTCAG AAATTCTGTGGCACTGCACTATGTGAGAGGTCTTTGCTGGGTGTTGAAATATTATTATCAGGGATGTGCTTCGTGGTCGTGGTATTTTCCTTATCATTATGCACCGTTCGCATCAGACTTTGTGAATATTTCTGGATTGAGTACTGAATTTGAGAGCGATACAAAGCCTTTCAAGCCATTGGAGCAACTTATGGGAGTGTTTCCAGCTGCTTCTAGTAAACATGTACCTGATCTTTTTGCCAAGCTGATGTCTGACCCA GAATCCACAATTATAGACTTTTATCCTGAGGACTTCAAAATTGATCTCaatggcaaaaaatttgcatGGCAGGGTGTGGCTTTGCTTCCCTTTGTCGATGAAAAACGTCTTTTCAAAGCTCTTGCTCCCCTTTATTCCCAATTAACAGAtgcagagaaaaaaagaaattcTCTTGGGGACGATAGACTCTATGTATCGAAGGGACATCATGGGCACCCGTTATTGAACGGCCTATATATAAACGACGTGAGTGTGGAGATGGAGACACACGTTTCATTAGATGGAATGGCCGGTACTGTTCTCCTATCAGAAATCTGTATAGATGAAGGAGGAAGTTTGAGTTCACCCGTTAAGGGATTATCGGTTGTGTCGAACAACATGGTATGTACTGTAAGATACCGTTATCCGCAGTACACGAAGGGATTCATTTTTCCCGCTAGAAAACTTGAAGGTGCTAAGGATCCCCCTACTGTACTGAAACCGTCCGATTTGACACCACAACAAAACAGACAGTGGAGGGCGCAGACCGGAATGGTACCAGCTACCCAAAGGGCCTATTTGGATAGGCCTGGGCACAGAATGCTCAATCATCATATACCTTCTTTCAACAATGTTCCTCCTCCTCAGAATATGGATAGGAGACAGAATAGTTATCAACAGAACAGTTACCAACAGAACA gtTACAATTCGAGAGGTGGTAACCATAATTCCTACCAGAGTCAAAGAGGAGGATACGGCAATAGTAGGGGCAATTATCGTGGTGGATATAATTCCAATAATAGTCAACAGTCAAGCAGAGGGAATTATCATTCACAACAGAATAGATATCAGCCTTATGACAGGAATCAGCATCAGGAAAGAAGACCACCAGGACCATACAGGGATAGATATCAATCAAGTAATCAAGGTTACAGGCAATGA